The proteins below are encoded in one region of Plutella xylostella chromosome 13, ilPluXylo3.1, whole genome shotgun sequence:
- the LOC105382749 gene encoding vascular endothelial growth factor B isoform X2 has protein sequence MEKIVLMILVLCVVVRAYRHPKFPHYPNEFRDNNLKKEKCSREKEDLRNEYIERSKCGKPKEVFVHLNSASTSELVIPKAVWVARCAGTCDYDGHECVATVKRTLHIPVRVSNISTGKESCSTYEVEEHVSCGCCSKRECEAPQIFNPPEPEYEVESI, from the exons ATGGAGAAAATTGTACTGATGATTCTAGTGCTGTGCGTGGTGGTGAGGGCCTACAGGCACCCCAAGTTCCCGCACTACCCCAACGAGTTCCGGGACAATAATTTGAAGAAAG aaaaatgTTCGCGAGAAAAAGAAGATTTGCGGAATGAATATATCGAGAGGTCAAAATGTGGAAAACCTAAGGAAGTTTTCGTACACCTGAACTCTGCCAGCACCAGCGAATTG GTGATCCCGAAGGCAGTGTGGGTGGCTCGCTGCGCCGGCACGTGCGACTACGACGGCCACGAGTGCGTGGCCACCGTCAAGCGAACCCTCCACATACCC GTGCGCGTGAGCAACATCAGCACGGGCAAGGAGTCTTGTTCCACGTATGAAGTAGAGGAACACGTGAGCTGTGGTTGCTGCTCCAAGAGGGAGTGCGAGGCTCCCCAGATCTTCAACCCTC CGGAGCCAGAATATGAAGTGGAATCGATTTAA
- the LOC105382746 gene encoding uncharacterized protein LOC105382746: MRPHPEIRVHDCLNVRGQQNASRGGYVCVPGEPRPGDKGGGGGGGGGDPGARQGVFWVVTPDGRGRPGPGLWFLAGILAGFAFSTVMCKLNCDWARLGQNLRDSLGYLGRCVCPKKPEPS; this comes from the exons ATGCGTCCTCACCCCGAGATCAGAGTGCACGACTGTTTAAACGTACGCGGGCAGCAGAATGCTTCTAGAGGGGGCTACGTGTGTGTCCCTGGCGAGCCTCGGCCGGGGGACAAGGGGGgtgggggcggcggcgggggcggggacCCGGGGGCAAGGCAGGGGGTGTTCTGGGTTGTGACGCCAGACGGCCGCGGTAGACCCGGACCTGGCCTGTGGTTTCTGG CGGGAATCCTGGCGGGGTTTGCGTTCAGTACCGTAATGTGCAAGCTCAACTGTGACTGGGCGCGGCTCGGGCAGAACCTGCGCGACTCACTCGGCTACTTGGGCCGGTGTGTTTGTCCAAAAAAACCTGAGCCCTCGTGA
- the LOC105382748 gene encoding ADP-ribosylation factor-like protein 1 — MGGLFSYFRGLLGAREMRILILGLDGAGKTTILYKLQVGEVVTTIPTIGFNVEQVTYKNLKFQVWDLGGQTSIRPYWRCYYGNTDAIIYVVDSADRDRIGISKDELVHMLREDELANAILVVLANKQDMAGCLTVAEVHQALGLDALRDRTFQIFKTSAVKGEGLDQAMDWLSNALQARK, encoded by the exons ATGG GTGGGTTATTCAGTTACTTCCGGGGGCTGCTGGGGGCGCGGGAGATGCGGATCCTAATCCTGGGGCTGGATGGCGCCGGAAAAACAACAATTCTGTACAAACTCCAAGTCGGCGAAGTGGTCACCACGATACCCACCATAGGGTTCAATGTAGAACAAGTCACGTACAAAAACTTAAAGTTCCAAGTGTGGGATCTTGGAGGACAGACCAGTATTAG GCCCTATTGGCGATGTTACTATGGAAATACAGATGCTATAATATATGTGGTGGACTCAGCAGACAGAGATCGAATAGGCATATCTAAAGATGAACTAGTACACATGTTAaga GAAGACGAGCTAGCGAATGCAATCCTAGTAGTCCTTGCCAACAAGCAGGACATGGCGGGGTGCCTCACGGTGGCGGAGGTGCACCAGGCGCTCGGGCTCGACGCGCTCCGCGACAGAACATTCCAGATCTTCAAGACATCCGCCGTGAAAGGAGAGGGCCTCGACCAGGCCATGGACTGGCTCTCCAACGCTTTGCAAGCTAGGAAATAA
- the LOC105382749 gene encoding vascular endothelial growth factor A isoform X1 produces the protein MEKIVLMILVLCVVVRAYRHPKFPHYPNEFRDNNLKKEKCSREKEDLRNEYIERSKCGKPKEVFVHLNSASTSELVIPKAVWVARCAGTCDYDGHECVATVKRTLHIPVRVSNISTGKESCSTYEVEEHVSCGCCSKRECEAPQIFNPRKCTCQCPNVAERRSCLRKRSQNMKWNRFKCACEVMRRKT, from the exons ATGGAGAAAATTGTACTGATGATTCTAGTGCTGTGCGTGGTGGTGAGGGCCTACAGGCACCCCAAGTTCCCGCACTACCCCAACGAGTTCCGGGACAATAATTTGAAGAAAG aaaaatgTTCGCGAGAAAAAGAAGATTTGCGGAATGAATATATCGAGAGGTCAAAATGTGGAAAACCTAAGGAAGTTTTCGTACACCTGAACTCTGCCAGCACCAGCGAATTG GTGATCCCGAAGGCAGTGTGGGTGGCTCGCTGCGCCGGCACGTGCGACTACGACGGCCACGAGTGCGTGGCCACCGTCAAGCGAACCCTCCACATACCC GTGCGCGTGAGCAACATCAGCACGGGCAAGGAGTCTTGTTCCACGTATGAAGTAGAGGAACACGTGAGCTGTGGTTGCTGCTCCAAGAGGGAGTGCGAGGCTCCCCAGATCTTCAACCCTCGTAAGTGCACGTGCCAGTGTCCCAACGTCGCAGAGAGGAGATCCTGTCTCCGCAAG CGGAGCCAGAATATGAAGTGGAATCGATTTAAGTGTGCTTGTGAGGTGATGAGGCGAAAGACTTAA